In Actinomadura luteofluorescens, the sequence CCGAGCAGCGTGTAGGCGCCGAGCGGGGTCACGTCGAGCTGGATGCCGCGCTGCCCGCCGGGGCTGAGGTACATGCCGTGGCCGTCGTGCATCCCCGCGACGAACGATCCGTACGCGCGGTCGGCCACCCCCGGGTCGGGGACCTCCAGGTGGAGCGGCGGGCCCAGGTTGAGGATCATCACGGTGGTGCGGGTGGGCAGGGTCCGCATCCGGGACGGCACGGCCTCGGTCTCCCAGTAGCCGTCGTAGGCGCGCAGGAAGGGGCGCAGCGCGGGATGGGGGCGGCCCCGCGCCAGGCACCAGCCGCCCCGGTCGCTGAACTCGACCGGCCTGTCGCTCATGGGGCCAGTCCTACCACGTGAGGGTGACGGGACGGGCTACTCGTACACCTGCCCGCACACGGCGATGCGGGCCAGGTCCGCCCAGCTCATCGTGGTGATCGTGCGGACGTAGGAGCGCGCCGGCTGCTCCCCGGGGCCGGCCGGCAGGGGCACGCGGGCGCCGTCGGCCGCGTCCCAGCCGCCGAGGCTGCCCGCCACCGCGCACTCCAGGTACGTCGCCGGGTCGAAGTTGTACCAGCGGGCCGGGGTGGCGCGGGCGCCCGAGCCGGGCGGCCGGGGCGCCGGCACGCCGAACCGGGCCCGCGGGCCCGGGGGAGCGGACAGGAAGTCCTCCAGATCGGCGATCTGGGAGAGCAGGACCCGCTCCCAGTCGGCGTACCCGTCCGGCTCGTCGCCGGGCAGCGACAGGTCCTCGCCGCTCCAGGCGGGGTCGAAGGCCGCGGGCGGCGTGGTGGCGGCCGCCGCGAACATGGCCGCCACGTCGTCGGGCTCCAGGTGCGCCTGGCCGGCGAGCGTGGCGCCGACCTTCCACAGCGAGCGCAGGAACGCCGAAAGCGACCACGAGGCCGCCCTCGCCTCCTGGCCGAGCTGCAGGAACACCAGGTACAGGTCGCGGTTGGTGCGCACGGCGGGCCCCGGCGGGCCGTCCACCCAGTACATCTGCCGGTGCCGGACGCCGCTCTCCAGGACCATGACCTGGGCCAGCGCGGAGATCCGGGAGTCGTGCGCCGCGACGCGGAAGGCGTTGCCGAGGTCGTCCTGCCGCATGACGTCCCAGGTGTCCATCCGGCTCCTCCACGGTCGGTGCGGTGATCCACGCCCCCCGTCCGGAAAGTGTCCCATGTCCGGTGGGGGCGCGGCGGTCGCCGCGCCCCCACCGGAGGTGCTCAGGCCTTCGAGCGGTAGATCACCTGGAGCTCGGTGAACCCGTACAGTCCCCACGGGCCGTTCTCCACGCCGACGCCGCTCCACTTGAACCCGCCGAACGGCTGGTTGGGGGCGAGGGCCAGGTGGGTGTTGACCCAGGCGGTGCCGCACTCCAGCCGCCCCGCGACCTCCGCGGCCCGGTCGGCGTCGGTGCCCCACACCGACCCGGACAGCCCGAAGTGGGTGCCGTTGGCGCGCGCGATGGCGTCCTCCAGATCGGTGTACCTGACGATCGGCAGCGCGGGGCCGAACTGCTCCTCGTCCACGATCCGGGTGCCGTCGGAGACGTCGGCGAGGATCGTCGGCTCGAAGAAGTAGCCGGGCCCGTCGATCGGCCCGCCGCCCGCCGCCGCGCGGGCCCCGCCCGCGATCGCGTCGGCGACCAGCTCGCCGACCCGCTCGTACTGCGGCCGGTTGTTGATCGGCCCGTACTGGACGCCCTCGTCCATCCCGTTGCCGACCCGCGCGGCCCTGGCGCGCTCGGCGAGCGCGTCCACCACGTCCCCGTAGAGCGCCTCCGGGACGTACACGCGCTTGATCGCCGAGCAGACCTGCCCGTTGTTCTGGAACGCGGCGCCGAAGAGCCTGTCGGCGACCGCGGCCGGGTCGGCGTCGTCGAGCAGGATCGCCGGGTCGTTGCCGCCGAGCTCCAGCGTGACGCGCTTCAGGTCGGGCGCCGCCGCGGCCGCGACGCGCTTGCCGGTCGCGACGCTGCCGGTGAAGCTGATCTTGCGGGGCACCTCGTGCGCGGTCATCCAGGCGCCGAGCTCGTCGCCGCCGGTGACGACGTTCAGCACGCCGGGCGGCAGGACGTCGCGCAGCACCTCGCCGAGCTTCAGGCTCGACAGCGGGGTGAACGGGGACGGCTTGAGGACCATCGTGTTGCCCGCGAGCAGCGCCGGGGCGAGCTTCCAGATGCCGAGCAGCAGCGGGTAGTTCCACGGGGTGATCGCGGCGACCACGCCCATGGGCCGGCGCACGACCTCCACCCGCGCGCTCGCGTCGTCCTGGATGACCTCGCGCGGCAGTTCGAGGTCGGCGAAGTACTTCAGCCACACGCCCGCGCCGACGACCTCCATGGTCGCGTCGGCCAGGGGCTTGCCCTGCTCCAGCGTGAGGATCCGGCCGATCTCCTCGGACCTGGCGAACATGACGTCGGCCGCCGCGAGCAGGGCCTTGCGGCGCGCGGCCTCGTCGCGGCGCCAGTCGGCGTAGGCGGCCTGCGCCGAGGCCATCGCCGCGTCGAGCTGCTCCCGGGACGCGTCGGGCGCCTGCTCGGCCACCTCGCCGGTGGCCGGATCGATCACGCCGAAGGTGCCGGGCGCGGTCACGGCCCGGCCGTCGATGGTCATCGAGAAGTTCTCGGACACCTGGGTCCTCCGCTCACGGGGTTTACCGAACGAGATTCAGTATTCCCCCTCGCCGTCCTCCTGACGAGGGGCCGGGGCCCCGGCGGCGGAACGGGCGGCCCGGGTGGGCGGCGTCGACCTGACCGGTTCCGGCGACATCCCGGCGAACGCGGGCCGGCGGAGAGAGGATCCCCCCATGCGACCACGTTGCACAGCGGTGTTCGCCCTCACCCTCGCCCTCCTAGGACCCGGCGTGGCGACGGCGGCGGCCGCACCCCAAGCGCCTCCCGCCCGCCCGGCCGCGCCCGGGCTGTCCGGCTCCCGCCCCTGCGCGGGGCAGCCCGGCTTCACCTGCTCGTTCCTGACCGTCCCCCTCGACCACCGCGACCCCGGGGACGGCCGGACCCTGAGGCTGCAGGTCGCGGCGGCGGACAACGCCCGCGCGCCCAAGGGCGTCCTGATGTTCCTGACCGGCGGCCCGGGGCAGCCCGGCGTCCCGTTCATCACCGGCATCTCCAAGCGCCTGCCGGAGCTGGCGGAGAAGTACCGGTTCGTCATGGTCGACCAGCGCGGCACCGGCGAGTTCGGCGCGATCGACTGCCCGCGGCTCCAGGCGCAGGTGGACGGCAGCGACATCGAACCTCCCACGCCCGAGGCGGTGAAGGAGTGCGCCGGCGTCCTCGGCGGCCGGCGGCACTACTTCACCACCGAGCAGACGGTCGGCGACCTCGACCTGCTGCGCCGCGCGCTCGGCGTGCGGACCTGGACCGTGGACGGCGTGTCCTACGGGACCATGACCGGCGCCGCCTACGCCGCGTCCCATCCGGGGAACGTCAGGAGGCTCGTCCTCGACTCGGTGCTGCCGTTCGTCGACCCGCAGGGCGACGACATGCTCTACCTCACCGGGCAGCGGGCCACCGCGCGCGTCCTGCGCGACGCCTGCGCCGCCGCGCCCGCCTGCGGCTTCGACCCGGCCCGCGACCTGGCGTGGCTGGCCCGGCACCGCGAGGACGCGGTGCTGATCTGGGACATGCTGGTGACCTACGAGTTCCTCGACCCCACCTACCGGGACGCCGGCGCCCTCGGCGGGCTGGGGGACGTGGTGTCGGCGATCCACGACGCCCGCGGCGGCGACGCCGCGCACCTGGACCGCCTGCTCCGGGCGCTCGACTCCGGCGGCGGGGACCCCGCCGAGTACAGCTCGGGCCTGCACATCGCGACGATCTGCGGGGACGGCCGGTTCCCCTGGGGGACGTCCGAGACGGCGCCGGCCCTCCGCGAGGCCGCGCTGGAGCGGGCGCGCGACCACCTTCCGGCCGAGGCGACCTGGCCGTTCACCGCCGACACGGCGGTCGGGAACGGATTCGTCCAGGAATGCCTGCACTGGCCGTGGGCGCGGCACACGGCCGAACCCCGCCGCGCCAGGCTCTCGGTCCCGGTCCTGCTGGTGAACGGCGACCGGGACCTGTCCACGCCGCTGGAATGGGCGCGGGAGGAACTGCGGTACGCCCCGCGCGGCACGCTCGTCGTGGTGAAGGGCGCCTCCCACTCCATCCAGAACCGCGAGCGGGGGACCCAGGGCCGCGAGGCGGTCTACAGGTTCCTCAACGGCTGAGCCCGGACGCCGACGGGCGCCCCCGCGATTCCGCGGGGGCGCCCGTTTCGGCAGGTCAGGCGGCGAAGATGCGGTCCAGGAGGTCGCGGTAGCCGCGCAGCGCCAGGCGGAGGCGCTCGGTGTCGGCGGGCCCGCCGCCGTCCAGCGCCTCGGTGAGCGAGCGCCGGTGCGCGGCGAGCGCGCGCCCGAGGGCGTCGACGGCCTCGGAGGCCAGGCCGTCCGCCTGCCGCACCGACTCGCCGGGGTCGTCGACGAAGGCGGCCTGGACACCGTGCCACCGCTCCCGGAACCGCTCGGCCTCGGCTGAGGCGATCAGCTTCTCCTGGACGCCGGTCGCGGAGCCCGGAGCCGTGCCCGGAGCGGCGCCTGGCGCCGTGCCCGGTGCCGGGCCCGGCTTCTCCGGAGCGGCGTGCTTCGGCTCCGTGCTCTGGACGGGGGTCCCGATCGGGTCGGTGTCCCGGGTGGTCGCCTTGACCTGGTTGGCCTCCTGGCTCGGGGTCTTGATCGCGCCCGCGTCCCGGACGGGGGTGCCCGGCCGGTCCGTGCCGCGGTGGGCCGGCATCGGGTCGGGGACGGTGTCGGGCACGGTCTCCGGTGCCTGCGTCCCGGGGGCGGCCGGGGTGGATCCGGCCACGTGCCGGTCGTCCGTCGCCCCGGGCCCGCCCGTTCCCGCGGCGCGGGCGCGCTCGCCGGTGAGCGGACCGGTGGCCGCGGGCGTTCCGGTCTCAGTTCGCCTGTGCTCCATCGGGTCAGCTCCTCATGGTTCGTTCGTCGCCGCGCCGCCCGGCGGCCGGGCCGGTGGGCGCGGCGGCGTGCCTGCCGTCGTGTTCGCCGCCCGCGGTGGGCTCCGCGGCGTGCTCTTCGCCCTTGCCGTGGTGAGCCTTGCCGTGGTGAGCCTCGCCGTGGGGGGCGAGCAA encodes:
- a CDS encoding aldehyde dehydrogenase family protein gives rise to the protein MSENFSMTIDGRAVTAPGTFGVIDPATGEVAEQAPDASREQLDAAMASAQAAYADWRRDEAARRKALLAAADVMFARSEEIGRILTLEQGKPLADATMEVVGAGVWLKYFADLELPREVIQDDASARVEVVRRPMGVVAAITPWNYPLLLGIWKLAPALLAGNTMVLKPSPFTPLSSLKLGEVLRDVLPPGVLNVVTGGDELGAWMTAHEVPRKISFTGSVATGKRVAAAAAPDLKRVTLELGGNDPAILLDDADPAAVADRLFGAAFQNNGQVCSAIKRVYVPEALYGDVVDALAERARAARVGNGMDEGVQYGPINNRPQYERVGELVADAIAGGARAAAGGGPIDGPGYFFEPTILADVSDGTRIVDEEQFGPALPIVRYTDLEDAIARANGTHFGLSGSVWGTDADRAAEVAGRLECGTAWVNTHLALAPNQPFGGFKWSGVGVENGPWGLYGFTELQVIYRSKA
- a CDS encoding alpha/beta fold hydrolase produces the protein MRPRCTAVFALTLALLGPGVATAAAAPQAPPARPAAPGLSGSRPCAGQPGFTCSFLTVPLDHRDPGDGRTLRLQVAAADNARAPKGVLMFLTGGPGQPGVPFITGISKRLPELAEKYRFVMVDQRGTGEFGAIDCPRLQAQVDGSDIEPPTPEAVKECAGVLGGRRHYFTTEQTVGDLDLLRRALGVRTWTVDGVSYGTMTGAAYAASHPGNVRRLVLDSVLPFVDPQGDDMLYLTGQRATARVLRDACAAAPACGFDPARDLAWLARHREDAVLIWDMLVTYEFLDPTYRDAGALGGLGDVVSAIHDARGGDAAHLDRLLRALDSGGGDPAEYSSGLHIATICGDGRFPWGTSETAPALREAALERARDHLPAEATWPFTADTAVGNGFVQECLHWPWARHTAEPRRARLSVPVLLVNGDRDLSTPLEWAREELRYAPRGTLVVVKGASHSIQNRERGTQGREAVYRFLNG